A genomic window from Cupriavidus basilensis includes:
- the madL gene encoding malonate transporter subunit MadL, whose translation MIIYGTALLALCHLIGLFLGELLGMAIGVKANVGGVGIAMLLLISIRLLLHGRGLLPKETEAGVGFWGAMYIPVVVAMAAQQNVVAALRGGPVALIAAVGAVLVSACCIAVLSRTGDHAPLPPLPSPEATPSHASR comes from the coding sequence ATGATCATCTACGGAACCGCCTTGCTGGCGCTCTGCCACCTCATCGGCTTGTTCCTTGGGGAACTGCTTGGCATGGCGATCGGCGTCAAGGCCAATGTGGGCGGCGTCGGCATTGCCATGCTGCTGCTGATCTCGATACGGCTCTTGCTGCACGGGCGCGGCCTCCTGCCCAAGGAGACCGAAGCGGGCGTTGGCTTCTGGGGCGCGATGTACATCCCGGTGGTGGTAGCGATGGCGGCGCAGCAGAACGTGGTCGCCGCGTTGCGCGGCGGGCCGGTAGCCCTGATCGCGGCAGTCGGCGCGGTGCTGGTCTCGGCCTGCTGCATCGCGGTGCTCAGCCGCACCGGCGACCACGCGCCATTGCCGCCGCTGCCCTCGCCGGAAGCCACCCCCAGCCACGCATCGCGCTAA